One stretch of Candidatus Binatia bacterium DNA includes these proteins:
- a CDS encoding SCO family protein — translation MTLSRWQRLLALAFFLVSVAVPLVVGLKRIREWMQPPPPVLGQLPEFSLVNARGKPFGSVDLRNRVWVANFIFTRCRGVCPALTEHLRWFADNCEAARAVELVSFSVDPRHDTPEVLQRYAEERGAVTPRWSFLTGDRDAVYGLVTNGFRLAVQENNARAEEPIVHSERFVLVGRNLEIRGYYHGLDRDALRQLCRDAGRLARQ, via the coding sequence ATGACGCTTTCCCGTTGGCAACGCTTATTGGCGTTGGCGTTTTTCCTCGTCTCCGTCGCCGTACCGCTTGTGGTTGGCCTGAAACGCATTCGCGAGTGGATGCAGCCACCGCCGCCGGTCCTAGGTCAATTGCCGGAATTTTCGCTCGTAAACGCCCGCGGAAAGCCATTCGGATCGGTGGATTTGCGGAACAGAGTGTGGGTGGCGAACTTCATTTTCACTCGCTGCCGTGGCGTGTGCCCGGCGCTGACCGAGCACCTGCGTTGGTTCGCAGACAACTGCGAGGCGGCTCGTGCCGTGGAGCTCGTGTCGTTTAGCGTAGATCCCCGCCATGATACTCCTGAAGTTTTGCAACGATATGCAGAGGAGCGGGGAGCCGTAACGCCGCGCTGGTCGTTTCTGACGGGAGATCGTGATGCCGTGTACGGGTTAGTCACGAACGGCTTCCGTCTGGCCGTGCAAGAGAATAATGCCCGCGCGGAAGAACCGATCGTGCACAGCGAACGCTTCGTACTGGTCGGCCGTAACCTAGAGATTCGCGGCTATTACCACGGCTTGGATCGCGATGCGTTGCGTCAGCTTTGCCGTGATGCGGGGCGCCTTGCCAGGCAATAA
- a CDS encoding nucleotidyltransferase domain-containing protein, with protein MARLRELAAVLRRELNVEQVYIFGSFARGEEHEGSDIDLLIVGRIPGRMVERIGEILRRTDLPIEPIVLTPEELERARAAGHPLLASIEREAVPI; from the coding sequence TTGGCCAGGCTGAGAGAGCTTGCCGCCGTCTTGCGCCGCGAGCTGAACGTCGAGCAGGTGTACATTTTTGGCTCATTCGCACGCGGGGAAGAGCACGAGGGTAGCGACATCGATTTACTGATCGTAGGAAGAATTCCTGGGCGCATGGTCGAGCGGATCGGGGAGATTTTGCGGCGAACCGACCTCCCCATCGAGCCGATCGTACTCACTCCAGAGGAACTTGAACGCGCCCGTGCTGCAGGCCATCCTTTGCTTGCAAGCATCGAGCGGGAGGCGGTCCCGATTTAA
- a CDS encoding winged helix-turn-helix domain-containing protein: MASTLNDIGSAAGEVWRYLDANGPTAADTLKRKLKMGSDVFYAAVGWLAREDKLQIRSEGQKTILALR, from the coding sequence ATGGCGAGTACGTTGAATGATATCGGCTCCGCCGCTGGAGAAGTGTGGCGTTACCTCGATGCCAACGGGCCGACGGCTGCGGACACCTTAAAACGCAAGCTTAAGATGGGAAGCGACGTATTTTACGCTGCAGTGGGTTGGTTGGCGCGGGAAGATAAGTTGCAGATCCGCAGCGAAGGACAGAAGACGATTCTAGCGCTGAGGTAA
- a CDS encoding endo-1,4-beta-xylanase codes for MERSLLVVLLTLGAMASAVGAAEPPEVVCAARKIAAAARACRSVLAAESRFISDHDAARRDTRLAEAFSRLERAWNAAEALDGSGRCAATTAELDALWQRLAAAVSAGASDLPASDVCRSRLLAALAGNCARAVLSERAFVRRRAGALEARRRVVARTQLRLARTFPLQCAGLATPQEAAEVLFRIAGGVIGEATSRSLRNLGDEIGMFIGAAVEPEEVAADASHAWLLQRELNSLTAENAMKWEPIHPLPSVYSFAAADAVVPLADAIGARLRGHTLVWGGDAATPLRRKCADG; via the coding sequence ATGGAGCGCTCCCTGCTCGTTGTACTTCTTACATTGGGTGCGATGGCAAGCGCGGTGGGAGCCGCCGAGCCGCCAGAAGTGGTGTGCGCTGCACGAAAGATCGCCGCGGCGGCACGTGCTTGCCGGAGTGTACTCGCTGCGGAGTCGCGGTTCATCTCGGACCACGATGCCGCGCGACGTGACACTCGGCTGGCTGAGGCGTTCAGCCGACTGGAGCGGGCGTGGAATGCTGCGGAAGCGCTGGATGGTAGCGGCCGTTGTGCCGCAACCACTGCGGAGTTGGACGCTCTGTGGCAGAGGCTAGCAGCCGCCGTGAGCGCAGGTGCCAGTGACTTGCCGGCGAGCGACGTGTGCCGGAGCCGTTTGCTTGCCGCCTTAGCGGGAAATTGTGCCCGTGCGGTGTTGAGCGAGCGGGCGTTTGTGCGCCGGCGTGCTGGGGCACTCGAAGCTCGGAGAAGAGTTGTAGCCCGCACGCAGCTACGACTAGCGCGGACCTTCCCCTTGCAATGCGCGGGCTTAGCAACTCCTCAGGAGGCTGCTGAAGTTTTGTTCCGCATTGCGGGGGGAGTGATTGGCGAGGCCACATCACGCAGCCTCCGCAACTTAGGGGACGAGATCGGCATGTTCATTGGTGCGGCGGTGGAGCCAGAGGAGGTCGCGGCGGACGCGAGTCATGCTTGGTTACTGCAACGTGAGCTGAACTCGCTGACCGCTGAGAACGCGATGAAGTGGGAGCCAATTCACCCGCTGCCCAGCGTGTACAGCTTTGCTGCCGCGGACGCAGTTGTCCCTCTAGCGGATGCCATCGGGGCGAGACTGCGCGGGCACACCCTCGTCTGGGGGGGCGATGCAGCTACCCCCTTACGTCGAAAATGCGCCGACGGCTGA
- the glgP gene encoding alpha-glucan family phosphorylase, whose product MVESTRWDGQRDVRAAIADLEERLPESLRDLAWLAMNYRWSWHPDGPGLFATIDAELWETLKENPRDLLCLAPRARLRALAQDPAFVQRLAAVAEACRKDFLRPSYPGIPTDQPVAYFCAEFGFHPSVPIYSGGLGVLAGDILKTASDLALPMVGVGIFYRQGYFHQRLDSWGWQHEYWIDLSFRRLPTVLVTGQDEKPILVSVPINGRTVFARIWRIDVGRTPLYLLDTDHDANEPIDRWITSRLYVADRMIRLAQYAILGIGGVRALDAMGITPSVIHLNEGHAALATFERLRQRLERGKPLDAALAEVRSQAVFTTHTPVPAGNEGYHEQEWGAVLGSYLDRLGIPRQTFFDFGRVAPGNPHEAVNITPLALRTTKLAIGVSRKHGGVSRALWHPLWPDRTVEEVPIRHVTNGVHVPTWMGPEMQSLFRRHLGEQWLEHLHEPNFLERLATIPDEELWSARNAQRKYLVDYVRAKSVRDRLSRGEQADYTRAAWETFSPDSLTIGFARRVAGYKRFYLLARLTENGILQTLENAHTPFQLVLAGKAHPADHEAKEDLRNRFQLKHSPEISKRVVFLEDYDLAIARVLTWGVDLWLNLPRPPLEASGTSGMKVALNGGLNLSVLDGWWDEAFDGENGWGIRSPEADPHTQDEHDTRVLAELLQHEVIPLFYERDATGLPRRWLAKVKRSLRTLVGHFSANRMLREYVALLYT is encoded by the coding sequence ATGGTGGAATCAACCCGATGGGACGGCCAACGCGATGTGCGCGCTGCGATTGCGGACTTAGAAGAGCGCTTACCAGAGAGTCTTCGCGACTTGGCCTGGCTGGCCATGAACTATCGCTGGTCCTGGCACCCCGATGGGCCCGGGCTGTTCGCGACGATTGACGCGGAGTTGTGGGAAACGCTCAAGGAAAATCCGCGCGATCTACTTTGCCTTGCTCCCCGCGCCCGCTTGCGCGCCCTAGCGCAAGACCCCGCCTTTGTACAACGCCTGGCGGCTGTGGCTGAGGCCTGCCGCAAGGACTTTTTACGGCCCTCGTACCCAGGCATCCCGACGGATCAACCGGTGGCCTACTTCTGCGCCGAGTTCGGCTTCCATCCCTCGGTGCCGATTTACAGTGGTGGACTGGGTGTGCTCGCGGGTGACATCCTCAAAACCGCTTCGGACCTCGCTCTGCCAATGGTCGGCGTGGGAATCTTCTACCGCCAAGGCTATTTTCACCAGCGGCTCGACAGTTGGGGTTGGCAACACGAGTACTGGATCGATCTCAGCTTCCGTCGCCTTCCGACCGTATTGGTTACGGGCCAGGACGAAAAACCCATCCTCGTCTCGGTGCCGATCAACGGTCGGACCGTCTTCGCCCGTATCTGGCGCATCGATGTGGGCCGTACGCCGTTGTACTTGCTCGATACCGATCACGACGCCAACGAACCGATCGATCGCTGGATCACATCTCGGCTCTACGTGGCAGACCGCATGATTCGCTTGGCTCAGTACGCCATCCTCGGCATCGGTGGTGTGCGCGCTCTCGATGCGATGGGCATCACTCCCAGTGTCATTCACTTGAACGAAGGGCATGCCGCACTTGCCACATTTGAGCGGTTGCGCCAACGCCTCGAGCGAGGAAAGCCGCTCGATGCCGCACTCGCGGAGGTGCGGAGCCAAGCCGTTTTTACCACCCACACACCCGTGCCCGCCGGAAACGAGGGCTATCACGAACAAGAGTGGGGAGCGGTACTGGGAAGCTATTTGGATCGCCTGGGAATACCCAGACAGACGTTCTTCGATTTCGGTCGAGTGGCGCCGGGGAATCCTCACGAGGCGGTAAACATCACGCCACTTGCGCTGCGGACCACAAAGCTAGCCATTGGCGTGTCGCGTAAGCACGGCGGAGTCTCGCGCGCCCTGTGGCACCCCTTGTGGCCCGACCGCACTGTCGAAGAGGTACCGATTCGTCATGTGACCAATGGCGTGCACGTCCCAACGTGGATGGGCCCTGAAATGCAAAGTTTGTTTCGACGCCATCTTGGCGAGCAGTGGCTCGAACATCTGCACGAACCGAACTTCCTCGAGCGGCTCGCCACCATTCCGGACGAGGAACTGTGGAGCGCACGGAACGCCCAGCGCAAGTATCTCGTCGACTACGTGCGCGCGAAATCCGTCCGTGACCGCCTGAGTCGCGGCGAACAAGCCGATTACACGCGCGCTGCATGGGAAACCTTTTCTCCCGACTCCCTCACCATCGGATTTGCCCGCCGAGTGGCTGGGTACAAGCGTTTCTATTTACTCGCTCGGCTCACCGAAAACGGCATCCTGCAAACCTTGGAAAATGCCCACACTCCGTTCCAGCTTGTCCTTGCTGGCAAAGCTCATCCTGCGGATCACGAAGCCAAGGAAGACTTGCGAAATCGCTTCCAACTCAAGCACTCACCGGAAATCAGCAAGCGCGTGGTTTTTCTCGAAGATTACGACCTCGCCATTGCTCGCGTCCTCACGTGGGGCGTCGATCTCTGGCTCAACCTGCCCCGTCCGCCGCTGGAAGCTAGCGGAACGAGCGGAATGAAAGTGGCGCTGAACGGTGGCCTGAATCTCAGCGTCCTCGACGGGTGGTGGGACGAGGCATTCGACGGCGAGAACGGGTGGGGAATTCGCTCACCAGAGGCTGACCCCCACACCCAAGATGAACACGATACCCGGGTTCTGGCAGAGTTGCTCCAGCATGAGGTGATTCCGCTGTTTTACGAGAGAGACGCTACCGGCCTCCCCCGTCGCTGGCTGGCGAAAGTGAAGCGCTCACTGCGCACATTGGTCGGTCATTTCAGCGCCAACCGGATGCTTCGGGAGTATGTGGCCTTACTCTACACGTAA
- a CDS encoding endo-1,4-beta-xylanase, whose translation MQLPPYVENAPTADVLRTLLAGHIAAVVGRWRGRIAQWDVFNEPLSAMGEPPTEDGLDDNVFRRLLGPGYIAEAFHLARAADPEAKLFLNENGIEAPGPRQDRFFALVQELLAAGVPLDGVGFQAHLGLIPMGQYPDSRTVEASLRRFSDLGLDVELTELDVTLLFPVGDLPGRLEFQGDYYRQVVEACTRVSRCTGVTFWGLSDRYSWIRDFLGITDWPLPFDESWRPKPAYFGVRAALATAALKRSS comes from the coding sequence ATGCAGCTACCCCCTTACGTCGAAAATGCGCCGACGGCTGACGTGTTGCGCACTCTGCTGGCGGGTCACATAGCCGCCGTTGTGGGCCGCTGGCGTGGCCGCATTGCCCAGTGGGACGTGTTCAACGAGCCTCTGTCTGCAATGGGGGAGCCGCCGACCGAGGACGGACTGGACGACAACGTGTTTCGGCGCTTGCTCGGTCCCGGATACATTGCGGAGGCATTCCATCTTGCGCGGGCGGCCGATCCCGAGGCGAAGCTATTCTTGAACGAGAACGGAATTGAGGCACCAGGGCCGCGCCAAGACCGCTTCTTTGCACTTGTGCAGGAGTTGCTTGCTGCGGGAGTTCCGCTCGACGGTGTCGGCTTCCAGGCACACCTGGGTCTGATCCCAATGGGTCAGTATCCAGACAGCCGCACCGTGGAGGCATCGCTGCGACGATTTTCGGACCTGGGCCTCGATGTCGAGTTGACGGAGCTCGACGTTACCCTTTTGTTTCCTGTCGGGGATTTGCCGGGCCGGCTGGAGTTCCAGGGAGATTATTACCGGCAGGTAGTCGAAGCCTGCACGAGGGTGTCGCGATGCACGGGAGTGACCTTTTGGGGGCTTTCCGACCGTTACAGTTGGATTCGTGATTTCCTCGGGATCACCGACTGGCCGCTACCATTCGATGAATCCTGGAGGCCGAAGCCAGCATACTTTGGTGTGCGCGCGGCACTTGCCACCGCTGCTTTGAAGCGCTCGTCCTGA
- a CDS encoding HEPN domain-containing protein, translating into MTGRAEIARTWLEQAEADLAAAQDSAAARHYEWACFQAQQAGEKALKAFLYGRGRTSIITHSLRRLREECAGEHPAFAQLDDACRFLDQYYIATRYPNGLDQEVPPARYYDKKDAEQCIEFAHSILEHVKRFWPG; encoded by the coding sequence ATGACTGGCCGGGCTGAGATTGCGCGAACATGGCTCGAACAGGCTGAGGCCGACCTTGCTGCTGCGCAGGACAGCGCTGCGGCAAGGCACTACGAATGGGCGTGTTTTCAGGCACAACAGGCGGGAGAGAAGGCGCTCAAAGCGTTTCTTTACGGTCGCGGGCGCACCTCGATTATCACGCACAGTTTACGCCGCCTCCGAGAGGAATGCGCGGGGGAGCACCCGGCATTTGCACAGCTCGACGATGCCTGCCGATTTCTCGACCAGTACTACATTGCCACCCGCTATCCCAATGGCCTCGACCAAGAAGTTCCCCCGGCCAGGTATTACGATAAAAAGGACGCAGAACAGTGCATCGAGTTTGCTCACTCGATCCTCGAGCACGTGAAGAGATTTTGGCCAGGCTGA
- a CDS encoding 1-acyl-sn-glycerol-3-phosphate acyltransferase has translation MTVAATKDTSLLSLPLWRIAWGVLADAVVALVTIVLAIPAIVVTIATRRTWAIDFLAPIWSRIVLFVCGVRVEVQGLEHIDPNRSYVIISNHLSNFDIWVTLAALPLRLRFVAKEELLRIPFFGTALRMSDHIVIDRAKPDEAIARINERVAVQAKAGKPFCILFYAEGTRSPDGRVHAFKKGGVTLALRTGLPIVPLAISGTWKLLPKNALLIRPGGRVKLVLAKPIETAGMSLDERDRLNERVREVVLANFDPNL, from the coding sequence ATGACGGTTGCTGCGACAAAGGACACTTCTTTGCTCTCGTTGCCGCTGTGGCGTATTGCCTGGGGGGTATTAGCCGATGCGGTGGTAGCACTCGTCACCATTGTCCTCGCGATCCCCGCGATTGTCGTCACGATAGCGACACGGCGCACGTGGGCCATCGATTTCTTGGCGCCGATTTGGAGCCGAATTGTCCTGTTCGTTTGTGGCGTGCGCGTAGAGGTTCAAGGGCTCGAACATATCGACCCCAATCGCTCTTACGTGATCATTTCCAATCATCTGAGCAACTTCGATATTTGGGTCACTCTGGCAGCGCTCCCGCTGCGCTTGCGTTTCGTCGCAAAGGAAGAACTTTTGCGCATCCCGTTTTTCGGTACTGCGCTGCGCATGAGTGATCATATCGTCATCGATCGGGCGAAACCGGACGAGGCAATCGCTCGCATCAACGAACGTGTGGCGGTGCAAGCGAAGGCGGGAAAACCGTTCTGCATTCTGTTCTACGCTGAGGGAACACGCAGTCCGGACGGACGGGTTCATGCATTCAAGAAGGGAGGGGTGACGTTAGCTCTCCGCACTGGACTGCCGATTGTGCCGCTGGCGATCAGCGGCACTTGGAAGCTTCTCCCCAAAAACGCGCTGCTGATCCGTCCAGGAGGGCGGGTGAAGCTCGTTCTCGCGAAGCCAATTGAGACTGCCGGCATGAGCTTGGACGAGCGGGACAGACTGAATGAGCGTGTAAGGGAAGTCGTGCTCGCGAACTTTGATCCGAATTTGTAA
- a CDS encoding ATP-binding protein, with amino-acid sequence MEEHEAEYNLWLQLFRYIRNLVAQTEGPVRDSFEADTQRRIAERLPIAGIAFALVIGLAWIFEHRSFPERDSVYAVFYSLELITIALSIWLVRKPKLRQRARDLASVCTVVLVALVTAYHITVRSTGDVLALALLYILVGTMVAIPWGWRGQIPVSVAATLGFVLTIAVGGQPVVPVSMHILGLVAMASLTILGAGFLDRQRWVLFQQAAELQRSNAALARANKELERANVVKNEFLASVSHELRTPLNIIMGYVDLLAEGTFGPLPDEAAEIVERLSRTSRNLVFLVSDLLDLSRIEAGQLHIELANVELEQIFDELREYVAGRLNHRPVQFIMDRPSGLTVYADRNRLQQILLNLLSNALKFTEKGSIHLYATASNEGYVEIHVEDTGIGIAPEEIPLLFEPFHQSKVGRQAGGVGIGLALSRRLATAMHGEIFAHSELGRGSRFTLRLPRGS; translated from the coding sequence GTGGAAGAACACGAAGCCGAATACAATTTGTGGCTGCAACTTTTTCGTTATATACGCAACTTGGTGGCGCAAACTGAGGGCCCAGTCCGAGATTCTTTCGAGGCAGACACCCAGCGACGCATCGCCGAGCGGCTACCCATCGCCGGGATTGCATTCGCGCTCGTCATTGGCCTGGCGTGGATTTTTGAACACCGCTCGTTCCCCGAACGCGACTCGGTATACGCAGTGTTCTATAGCCTCGAGCTGATCACCATTGCCCTTAGCATTTGGCTCGTGCGCAAGCCGAAGCTGCGGCAACGCGCCCGTGACTTGGCGTCGGTTTGCACCGTAGTTTTGGTTGCTTTGGTTACCGCCTACCACATTACGGTTCGTTCCACGGGCGACGTGCTCGCTCTCGCTCTGCTCTACATTCTCGTCGGCACGATGGTGGCAATCCCCTGGGGTTGGCGAGGTCAGATCCCGGTGTCCGTGGCCGCAACCCTCGGCTTTGTGCTCACCATAGCGGTTGGCGGGCAGCCAGTGGTGCCGGTCTCGATGCACATCCTCGGGCTTGTGGCCATGGCATCCCTCACAATTTTGGGCGCCGGATTTCTCGACCGACAGCGCTGGGTGCTCTTCCAGCAAGCGGCAGAGCTCCAACGGTCCAATGCCGCATTAGCTCGAGCCAACAAAGAACTCGAGCGCGCCAACGTAGTCAAAAATGAGTTCCTGGCCAGTGTTTCGCACGAACTCCGCACACCGTTGAATATCATCATGGGCTATGTGGACCTTTTGGCCGAAGGCACTTTTGGCCCGTTGCCTGACGAGGCCGCTGAAATTGTGGAGCGGCTGAGTCGAACTTCACGAAACCTCGTGTTTCTCGTCAGCGATCTTTTGGACCTCTCCCGCATCGAAGCAGGCCAGCTCCATATCGAACTGGCTAACGTGGAACTCGAACAAATCTTCGACGAACTCCGTGAGTATGTCGCGGGGCGACTTAACCACAGGCCGGTGCAATTCATTATGGATCGGCCGTCAGGTCTAACCGTGTACGCCGACCGAAATCGGCTGCAGCAGATTCTCCTGAATTTGCTCTCCAATGCCCTCAAGTTCACGGAAAAGGGCTCGATTCATTTGTACGCAACCGCCAGCAACGAGGGCTACGTCGAAATCCACGTAGAGGATACTGGCATCGGCATCGCCCCTGAAGAGATACCTCTGCTCTTCGAACCGTTCCACCAGAGCAAAGTCGGCCGCCAAGCCGGCGGAGTGGGAATTGGGCTGGCGCTTTCCAGGCGCCTAGCCACCGCGATGCATGGAGAGATTTTCGCCCACAGCGAGTTGGGCAGGGGCTCCCGGTTCACTTTGCGGCTGCCACGTGGCAGTTAG
- a CDS encoding isoaspartyl peptidase/L-asparaginase: MRRLACVVHGGAGHWRESEAPEVLMACRQAVRHAWEILVDGGGALAAVAAAVAVLEDSAMFNAGLGSILTEDGTVEMDASVMEGKELKGGAVALVRAVRHPVKLAVEVLKSGREVLLAGAAADQLAQSLGLEMVGQEELVAAAKRRIVGSSEGGGTVGAVAVDREGNVAAATSTGGRKGKRSGRVGDSPILGAATYADNRGGAASATGDGEAILRFGLARYAVLQMERGLSPTISAAEALREFERRVGGEAGIILVDPLGRVGTAHNTPAMPVALMTSQSGDIVAWMSACDSALHTCSR; encoded by the coding sequence ATGCGTCGTCTGGCCTGTGTTGTTCACGGTGGTGCGGGACACTGGCGAGAAAGTGAAGCGCCTGAGGTCCTCATGGCCTGCCGCCAAGCCGTCCGTCATGCTTGGGAGATCCTGGTGGATGGCGGGGGTGCTCTCGCGGCGGTTGCCGCCGCGGTAGCCGTGTTAGAGGACTCGGCCATGTTCAATGCCGGCTTAGGCTCTATCCTGACGGAAGACGGAACAGTGGAGATGGATGCCTCAGTTATGGAAGGTAAGGAGCTCAAGGGCGGGGCCGTTGCTCTGGTTCGTGCAGTGCGGCACCCGGTGAAACTGGCAGTGGAGGTACTGAAGAGCGGCCGTGAGGTTCTGCTTGCCGGCGCGGCGGCCGACCAGTTGGCGCAAAGCCTGGGGCTAGAAATGGTGGGCCAAGAGGAACTTGTAGCCGCGGCCAAGCGCCGGATAGTTGGTTCGAGCGAGGGTGGAGGAACCGTAGGGGCGGTGGCTGTGGATCGGGAAGGCAACGTGGCCGCGGCTACCTCCACTGGAGGGCGAAAGGGCAAACGGAGTGGTCGCGTCGGGGACTCTCCCATTTTGGGCGCTGCCACGTATGCAGATAACCGCGGAGGAGCGGCTTCTGCCACAGGTGACGGAGAAGCAATCTTGCGCTTCGGACTGGCGCGCTATGCCGTGCTGCAGATGGAGCGCGGGCTTTCTCCGACAATCTCAGCGGCGGAAGCGTTGCGTGAATTTGAGCGCCGCGTTGGAGGAGAGGCGGGGATCATTTTGGTCGATCCTCTCGGCCGCGTGGGCACTGCGCATAACACGCCGGCGATGCCAGTGGCGTTGATGACATCGCAAAGCGGGGACATTGTTGCCTGGATGTCAGCCTGCGACAGCGCGCTACACACGTGCTCGAGGTAA
- a CDS encoding CBS domain-containing protein gives MQVRKWMTRNVVTVSPRDSLARAQRLLEEHRIDQLPVVVEGRLVGLLTARDIHDALESAREVAGRNPRALDAGEFVVEAAMTPHVLTVEPDDSIAYAALLLRRERIGCLPVVEGARLVGILTRSDLLKAFMEVLGECQAVKSSGKPELYRGAAGA, from the coding sequence ATGCAAGTTCGAAAATGGATGACCCGTAACGTGGTCACCGTGTCTCCCCGAGATTCGCTGGCTAGGGCGCAGCGTTTGCTGGAAGAACACCGCATCGATCAATTGCCTGTCGTGGTTGAAGGGAGGTTGGTCGGGCTGCTGACCGCGCGAGATATACACGACGCACTTGAGTCCGCACGAGAGGTAGCCGGTCGAAACCCTCGAGCGCTAGATGCGGGGGAGTTCGTGGTTGAGGCGGCGATGACTCCCCATGTCCTCACGGTCGAGCCCGACGATTCCATTGCATACGCTGCACTCTTGTTACGTCGCGAGCGAATTGGTTGCTTACCTGTGGTGGAAGGTGCACGGCTAGTGGGAATTCTCACACGTTCCGATCTGCTGAAGGCGTTCATGGAAGTCTTGGGAGAGTGTCAAGCTGTGAAGTCGAGCGGAAAACCCGAGCTGTACCGCGGCGCGGCTGGCGCCTAA
- the cyoE gene encoding heme o synthase translates to MDLTPSSRAEPISAARLARRVLDYIELGKPRLMFLVLVTTAVGFYLGAHESSDLALLWPTILGTALAATGSLALNQVLERDTDALMVRTSQRPLPEGRLSLIEATVYGVALSVIGVLWLALTVGSLPAAITALTIVTYLGLYTPLKRRSPLCTIVGAIPGALPPVTGWAAASGTVGVEAGVLFTMLFLWQLPHSLAIAQLYRDEYAAAGLKVLPVVEAGTEVTARQTVMHTVALALVALLPTPLEMTGWLYLGTAVLTGLGFVAVSVAFAHQPSRDRARALLFASLIYLPLVLGAMAFDRRWLLP, encoded by the coding sequence ATGGACTTAACCCCTTCCAGTCGAGCGGAGCCAATTAGCGCCGCACGGCTAGCTCGCCGTGTGTTGGACTACATCGAACTGGGCAAGCCCCGCTTGATGTTCCTGGTATTGGTCACCACGGCAGTGGGTTTTTATCTCGGCGCTCACGAGTCGAGCGATCTGGCTCTTCTATGGCCAACAATTTTGGGGACTGCCTTGGCAGCCACGGGATCGCTGGCGTTAAACCAGGTCTTAGAGCGCGACACAGATGCGCTGATGGTTCGGACTAGTCAGCGTCCCTTACCGGAGGGACGTTTAAGCCTAATCGAGGCCACCGTCTACGGTGTCGCGCTCAGCGTGATTGGGGTTCTCTGGCTTGCGCTCACTGTGGGTTCGCTCCCAGCGGCCATCACGGCGCTGACCATTGTGACCTACTTGGGTTTGTACACCCCGCTCAAACGGCGCTCGCCACTTTGCACGATCGTAGGGGCGATCCCTGGTGCGTTACCACCAGTGACTGGTTGGGCCGCGGCGTCGGGGACGGTGGGTGTGGAAGCTGGAGTTTTATTCACGATGCTGTTTTTGTGGCAGCTCCCGCACTCGCTAGCGATTGCCCAGCTTTATCGCGACGAATACGCAGCGGCCGGCTTGAAGGTGTTGCCCGTTGTGGAGGCGGGCACAGAGGTCACTGCCCGGCAAACAGTCATGCACACGGTTGCCCTTGCGCTGGTGGCTCTGTTGCCAACGCCGCTGGAGATGACAGGGTGGCTGTACTTGGGCACGGCCGTGTTGACAGGCCTTGGGTTTGTCGCCGTGAGCGTGGCGTTTGCACACCAACCTTCACGGGACCGTGCCCGTGCATTATTGTTCGCTTCGCTGATATACCTGCCCTTGGTTTTGGGTGCGATGGCTTTCGATCGCCGGTGGCTCCTTCCTTGA